The proteins below are encoded in one region of Aeromonas veronii:
- the dtd gene encoding D-aminoacyl-tRNA deacylase — MIALIQRVAEASVTVDGEVVGTIEGGLLVLLGVEQGDDEAKADKLLHKVSGYRIFSDENGKMNLNVGQAGGSLLVVSQFTLAADTGKGMRPSFSGGAHPVEAERLYDYFVDKARESGLPTESGRFAADMKVRLLNDGPVTFWLQV, encoded by the coding sequence GTGATTGCATTGATCCAACGGGTTGCCGAGGCCAGCGTGACGGTGGACGGCGAGGTGGTGGGCACCATCGAGGGGGGGCTGCTGGTACTGCTCGGGGTCGAGCAGGGGGATGATGAGGCCAAGGCCGACAAGCTGCTGCACAAGGTGAGCGGCTATCGCATCTTCTCCGACGAGAACGGCAAGATGAACCTCAACGTCGGTCAGGCCGGCGGCAGCCTGCTGGTGGTCTCCCAGTTCACCCTGGCGGCGGATACCGGCAAGGGGATGCGGCCGAGCTTCTCCGGCGGCGCGCACCCGGTGGAGGCGGAGCGCCTCTATGACTATTTCGTGGACAAGGCGCGGGAGAGCGGTCTGCCAACCGAGAGCGGCCGTTTCGCCGCCGACATGAAGGTGCGGCTGCTCAATGACGGTCCCGTGACCTTCTGGCTGCAGGTCTAA
- a CDS encoding spermidine synthase yields MDFNLQAYQADHLLHLSVKPERRLSILENGQHRWLEMDGVVQSAMSLAQPDRLCLPHQRSIAVHLPERANRILELGLGGGDLTRHLAARWPEAAHDCVDLDAEILTLFQQFFQPSALRTPRLHQADALHFLLQHQERYDLVLLDLFSQDGNPLLLFQAPLYQALAQRLAGTLIINLLPRTQLEQAQALRLAREWVGPTELHAVPGYRNVILHTTREPHHGS; encoded by the coding sequence ATGGACTTCAATCTGCAAGCGTACCAAGCCGATCACTTATTGCACCTCAGTGTCAAACCCGAGCGCCGCCTCAGCATCCTGGAAAATGGTCAGCATCGCTGGCTGGAAATGGACGGCGTGGTGCAGTCAGCCATGAGCCTCGCCCAGCCTGACCGCCTCTGCCTGCCCCATCAACGCAGCATTGCCGTACACCTGCCCGAACGGGCGAACCGGATCCTGGAACTGGGCCTCGGCGGCGGCGATCTCACCCGCCATCTGGCGGCCCGCTGGCCCGAGGCCGCGCACGATTGCGTGGATCTGGACGCCGAGATCCTCACCCTGTTCCAGCAGTTCTTTCAACCCTCGGCCCTGCGAACCCCCCGGCTGCACCAGGCCGATGCACTCCACTTCCTGCTCCAGCATCAGGAGCGCTACGATCTGGTGCTGTTGGATCTGTTCAGCCAGGACGGCAATCCCCTGCTGCTGTTCCAGGCGCCTCTCTACCAGGCCCTGGCCCAGCGCCTCGCGGGCACCCTCATCATCAACCTGCTGCCACGCACCCAGCTCGAACAAGCGCAGGCCCTGCGACTGGCGAGGGAGTGGGTCGGTCCCACCGAACTGCATGCCGTGCCCGGCTACCGCAATGTCATCCTGCACACTACCCGCGAGCCCCATCACGGCTCATAG
- a CDS encoding bifunctional GNAT family N-acetyltransferase/hotdog fold thioesterase: MYRVVTPQTAAELDAYYQLRWELLRKPFNLPIGSERDEYDTVAIHRLMLAEDDTPIAVGRLFVGGDEAQIRFMALRPEYRGQGLGARMVEDLEQLARDEKVKRLVMNARQEAVEFYRRCGFLEVGEGPVSFGRIPHRQMIKSLSPLQTIQYRSEWCQDLTTRWSRGIPISEKMGVHITHYDGQTFHLKANLAANLNVHDTMFAGSIYSQCVLAGWGLIWLQLKEAGLGGDIVLAEGNIKYYRPVSEEPEARVAREGMPAVLDPLKNKESAKFSLRVQLFSGRKLAVEFSGQYVVQPIKRAGQ; encoded by the coding sequence ATGTACCGGGTAGTCACCCCCCAAACGGCAGCCGAGCTGGATGCTTACTACCAACTGCGCTGGGAGCTACTGCGCAAGCCCTTCAATTTGCCCATCGGCTCCGAGCGGGACGAATATGACACCGTCGCCATCCACCGTCTGATGCTGGCGGAAGACGATACCCCCATCGCCGTCGGTCGCCTGTTCGTCGGGGGGGACGAGGCCCAGATCCGCTTCATGGCATTGCGCCCCGAGTACCGGGGCCAGGGACTCGGGGCCCGCATGGTGGAAGACCTCGAACAGCTCGCCCGGGACGAGAAGGTGAAGCGGCTGGTGATGAACGCCCGCCAGGAGGCGGTGGAGTTCTACCGTCGCTGCGGTTTTCTGGAGGTGGGGGAAGGCCCCGTCTCCTTCGGCCGCATCCCCCATCGGCAGATGATCAAGTCCCTGAGTCCTTTGCAGACCATCCAGTACCGATCGGAGTGGTGTCAGGATCTCACCACCCGCTGGTCGCGGGGCATCCCCATCAGTGAGAAGATGGGAGTCCACATCACCCATTACGACGGGCAGACCTTCCACCTCAAGGCCAACCTGGCGGCCAACCTCAATGTGCACGACACCATGTTCGCCGGCAGCATTTATAGCCAGTGCGTGCTGGCGGGGTGGGGCCTCATCTGGTTGCAGCTCAAGGAGGCCGGACTGGGCGGTGACATAGTGCTGGCGGAGGGGAACATCAAATATTACCGTCCGGTGAGCGAGGAGCCGGAAGCCAGGGTGGCCCGAGAGGGGATGCCCGCGGTGCTGGATCCCCTCAAGAACAAGGAGTCCGCCAAGTTCAGCCTGAGGGTGCAGCTGTTCAGCGGCCGCAAGCTGGCGGTGGAGTTTTCCGGTCAGTATGTGGTGCAACCCATCAAGCGGGCTGGCCAGTAG